From the Ruminiclostridium josui JCM 17888 genome, one window contains:
- a CDS encoding ASCH domain-containing protein: MKVLLSIKPDFVQEMARGRKRFEYRRRIFKQDVDSVVIYACRPVGKIVGEFKVEDIISKSPDDLWEVTEKYAGISKEFFNSYFKGRDEAYAIKIKDFHMYDKPINPYEIFDNFVAPQSYRYFDKRQEALLDT; this comes from the coding sequence ATGAAGGTTTTATTATCGATTAAACCAGATTTTGTACAGGAAATGGCAAGAGGTAGAAAACGATTTGAATATAGGAGAAGGATTTTTAAACAGGATGTTGATAGTGTTGTAATTTATGCTTGTAGGCCAGTAGGAAAAATAGTCGGTGAATTTAAGGTTGAGGATATAATTTCTAAGTCACCTGATGATTTATGGGAAGTAACTGAAAAATATGCAGGTATATCAAAGGAGTTTTTTAACAGCTACTTTAAAGGCCGGGATGAAGCCTATGCTATAAAAATAAAAGACTTCCATATGTATGATAAACCAATTAATCCATATGAGATATTTGATAATTTCGTTGCACCTCAATCTTACAGGTATTTTGATAAAAGACAGGAAGCTCTTTTGGATACGTAA